The following are encoded in a window of Sutcliffiella horikoshii genomic DNA:
- a CDS encoding DnaD domain-containing protein: MKKEQFIQFMEEGNLSVPKYLLNNYVNLGLNEKEFILLLHVHSFVESGIIFPTPMEIADKMTIDPSECMEILRHLLQKGYVSISDEMDEYSIKYERYSLQPLWEKMITYMMDQNKQTTQSMNQQQEMNLYTVFEQEFGRPLSPFECESLNMWMDQDHHDPTIIKAALREAVISGKLNFRYIDRILFEWKKNGIKTINQANDYGKKFRKNQQKPTPIPQNKSSNSTVPFYNWLD; encoded by the coding sequence ATGAAAAAAGAGCAATTTATTCAATTCATGGAAGAGGGCAACCTGTCCGTTCCTAAATATTTGTTGAACAATTACGTAAATCTAGGGTTAAATGAAAAAGAGTTTATCCTTCTTCTACATGTACATTCTTTCGTGGAAAGTGGAATTATTTTTCCAACCCCTATGGAAATCGCAGATAAGATGACAATTGACCCATCAGAATGTATGGAAATCTTGCGTCATCTACTTCAAAAAGGGTATGTATCCATTAGTGATGAAATGGATGAATACTCCATCAAATACGAACGCTATTCACTCCAACCCCTTTGGGAAAAGATGATTACCTATATGATGGACCAAAACAAGCAAACCACACAATCCATGAATCAACAACAAGAAATGAATCTCTATACAGTGTTTGAGCAGGAATTTGGAAGACCTTTATCACCGTTTGAGTGTGAGTCTCTGAATATGTGGATGGACCAAGATCATCATGATCCAACCATTATTAAAGCTGCCTTAAGAGAAGCTGTTATTTCTGGTAAGTTGAATTTCCGTTATATTGATAGGATTCTTTTTGAATGGAAAAAGAATGGAATTAAAACAATCAATCAAGCCAACGATTATGGTAAGAAGTTCCGTAAAAATCAACAAAAGCCAACACCTATACCGCAAAATAAATCAAGCAATTCAACTGTTCCATTTTATAACTGGCTTGATTAA
- the asnS gene encoding asparagine--tRNA ligase: MKTTIIEVHKHVGEEVTIGAWIANKRSSGKIAFLQLRDGSGFIQGVVVKAEVEESVFQAAKSVTQETSVYVTGIVREDERSPFGYELGVTGVEVIHEAVDYPITPKNHGTEFLMDNRHLWLRSKKQHAIMKIRNEVIRATYEFFNDNGFSKVDPPILTGSAPEGTSELFATKYFDEDAYLSQSGQLYMEAAAMALGKVFSFGPTFRAEKSKTRRHLIEFWMIEPEMAFYEFEDNLVVQEQYVSFIVQSVVKNCKLELGILDRDVSKLEKIQSPFPRISYDDAIKFLNEKGFDDIQWGDDFGAPHETAIAESYDMPVFITHYPTGIKPFYMQPHPERDDVVLCADLIAPEGYGEIIGGSERIHDYDLLKQRLEEHNLESDAYKWYLELRQYGSVPHSGFGLGLERTVAWISGTEHVREAIPFPRLLNRLYP; this comes from the coding sequence GTGAAAACAACAATAATTGAAGTACATAAACATGTTGGAGAAGAAGTAACTATCGGTGCTTGGATTGCCAACAAAAGATCAAGCGGGAAAATTGCATTCCTACAATTACGTGACGGTTCAGGGTTTATCCAAGGAGTAGTCGTAAAAGCGGAAGTAGAGGAGTCTGTTTTCCAAGCAGCAAAATCTGTCACGCAAGAAACTTCTGTTTACGTAACAGGAATCGTGCGCGAGGACGAAAGATCCCCATTTGGTTACGAACTTGGTGTAACAGGAGTAGAAGTGATTCATGAAGCGGTTGATTACCCGATCACTCCAAAAAATCATGGAACAGAATTCTTAATGGACAACCGCCATTTATGGTTGCGTTCAAAAAAACAACATGCCATCATGAAAATCAGAAATGAAGTAATTCGTGCGACTTACGAATTCTTTAACGATAATGGGTTCTCTAAAGTAGATCCTCCAATATTAACAGGCAGTGCTCCTGAAGGAACATCTGAACTGTTTGCAACAAAATACTTTGACGAAGATGCATACCTTTCTCAAAGTGGACAACTTTACATGGAAGCTGCAGCGATGGCGCTTGGTAAAGTATTCTCATTTGGACCGACATTCCGTGCGGAAAAATCTAAAACGAGACGTCACTTAATTGAGTTCTGGATGATTGAGCCTGAGATGGCGTTCTATGAGTTCGAAGACAACCTGGTCGTTCAAGAGCAATATGTTTCTTTCATCGTTCAATCAGTTGTGAAAAACTGCAAATTGGAATTAGGAATTCTGGATAGAGATGTTTCAAAGCTTGAAAAAATCCAATCTCCATTCCCAAGAATCTCTTACGATGATGCCATTAAATTCTTAAATGAAAAAGGCTTCGATGATATCCAGTGGGGCGATGATTTCGGTGCACCTCATGAAACAGCAATCGCTGAAAGCTATGATATGCCTGTTTTCATTACTCATTACCCTACAGGAATCAAACCATTCTACATGCAGCCACATCCTGAACGCGACGATGTCGTTTTATGTGCAGACCTTATCGCACCTGAAGGGTACGGAGAAATCATCGGTGGATCTGAACGTATTCATGACTATGACCTGCTAAAACAACGCTTAGAAGAGCATAACTTGGAGTCTGATGCATACAAGTGGTACTTAGAGCTTCGCCAATACGGATCTGTGCCTCATTCCGGCTTTGGACTAGGCCTTGAGCGTACGGTAGCATGGATCAGCGGAACAGAGCACGTTCGTGAAGCAATTCCATTCCCAAGATTACTAAACCGTCTATATCCATAA